In Granulicella tundricola MP5ACTX9, a single genomic region encodes these proteins:
- a CDS encoding MmcQ/YjbR family DNA-binding protein: MTADDFKRIALSLPGAEAAQHMGSPDFRVGGRIFATLAHLNLGYGNLMLDPQHQQDFLAEAPDLFLPVKGAWGLKGATHIRLAAANEAVLTGALQAAWKLRLARNKGTPRPKPSSNHG; the protein is encoded by the coding sequence ATGACCGCAGACGACTTCAAACGAATCGCCCTCAGCCTACCCGGCGCGGAAGCAGCCCAGCACATGGGCTCGCCTGACTTCCGCGTCGGCGGCCGAATCTTCGCCACCCTCGCCCACCTCAACCTGGGTTACGGCAACCTCATGCTCGACCCCCAGCACCAGCAGGACTTCCTCGCTGAAGCCCCAGACCTCTTCCTCCCCGTAAAAGGTGCATGGGGTCTCAAAGGCGCAACCCACATCCGCCTCGCAGCAGCCAATGAAGCCGTCCTCACCGGAGCCCTCCAAGCCGCATGGAAGCTCAGACTAGCCCGCAATAAAGGAACGCCTCGCCCCAAACCCTCATCCAACCACGGATGA
- a CDS encoding amidohydrolase family protein, producing MRTITLEEHFVTDSFLRATGAYDKPAPPWLAQLQPKLLDLGDGRIAAMDEAGIDLQVLSLAALGFDALDAATATPLVHDINDELAAAVRANPTRLAAFASLALKDPQSAARELERAIQKLGFRGVLLDGTTDGLFLDDPRFTPVFEAAVALNVPIYLHPAPPPESVFDTYFTGLPEGVGQMLSIAGWGWHAETALHTLRLITNGVFDRYPTLQLIIGHMGEMLPMALARTSKALSHAARLRQPVAAYFQSNIHLTTSGYFTQPPLRCALDVVGIDRLMFSIDYPFSANTLGRDYLTELEQTLTPEDLAKLIHRNAESLLNLS from the coding sequence ATGAGAACCATCACCCTTGAAGAGCACTTCGTCACCGACTCCTTTCTCCGCGCCACCGGCGCTTACGACAAACCCGCTCCCCCCTGGCTCGCCCAGCTCCAGCCCAAGCTCCTCGACCTCGGAGACGGCCGCATCGCCGCCATGGATGAAGCCGGCATCGACCTCCAGGTCCTCTCCCTCGCCGCCCTCGGCTTTGACGCGCTTGACGCCGCCACCGCCACACCCCTAGTCCATGACATCAACGACGAGCTGGCCGCCGCCGTTCGCGCCAATCCCACCCGCCTCGCCGCCTTCGCTTCGCTCGCCCTCAAAGACCCTCAATCCGCAGCCCGGGAGCTCGAACGCGCCATCCAGAAACTAGGCTTCCGCGGCGTCCTCCTCGACGGCACCACCGACGGCCTCTTCCTCGACGACCCCCGCTTCACCCCCGTCTTCGAAGCCGCCGTAGCCCTCAACGTCCCCATCTATCTCCACCCCGCGCCGCCCCCGGAGTCCGTCTTCGACACCTACTTCACCGGCCTCCCCGAAGGTGTAGGCCAGATGCTCTCCATCGCCGGCTGGGGCTGGCACGCCGAAACCGCGCTCCACACCCTCCGCCTCATCACCAACGGCGTCTTTGACCGCTACCCCACCCTCCAGCTCATCATCGGCCACATGGGCGAGATGCTCCCCATGGCCCTCGCCCGCACCTCCAAAGCCCTCTCCCACGCCGCCAGGCTCCGCCAGCCCGTCGCAGCTTACTTCCAATCCAACATCCACCTCACCACCAGCGGCTACTTCACCCAGCCCCCCCTGCGCTGCGCCCTGGACGTAGTCGGCATAGACCGCCTCATGTTCTCCATCGACTACCCCTTCAGCGCCAACACCCTCGGCCGAGACTACCTCACCGAACTCGAGCAGACCCTCACCCCGGAAGACCTCGCCAAGCTAATCCACCGCAACGCCGAGTCCCTCCTGAATCTTTCTTAG
- a CDS encoding IS110 family transposase has translation MVFTKSPIRLREAIPEVLENASENLTSRMRNLVAMLRSEWKDLELQIVERNDEVKRIASIDAACIRLRQIPGIGPLVETAIIASIGNGTAFQKGREFAAWMGLVPRQYSTGGKAKLYGIGKRGNCYLRKILVHGARAVVLRSKRDRIALCGWMTALETRARRTC, from the coding sequence ATGGTGTTCACGAAGAGCCCGATCCGCTTGAGAGAAGCGATCCCCGAGGTGCTGGAGAACGCGAGCGAGAACCTCACCTCGAGAATGCGGAACCTGGTCGCAATGTTGCGGAGCGAGTGGAAGGATCTGGAGCTTCAGATCGTCGAGAGGAACGATGAAGTGAAACGGATCGCTTCGATCGATGCAGCTTGCATCCGGTTGCGTCAAATCCCGGGTATCGGGCCGCTGGTGGAAACCGCGATCATCGCTTCGATTGGCAACGGGACAGCCTTCCAGAAGGGGCGAGAGTTCGCGGCTTGGATGGGTCTGGTGCCGAGGCAGTACTCGACTGGCGGCAAGGCGAAGCTATATGGGATCGGCAAGCGCGGCAACTGCTATCTTCGCAAGATCCTGGTGCATGGAGCACGGGCAGTGGTGCTGAGATCGAAGCGAGACCGCATCGCTCTGTGTGGATGGATGACAGCGCTGGAGACGAGGGCCCGAAGAACGTGTTGA
- a CDS encoding TonB-dependent receptor — protein MKQIVSNVRQHRFGSVKLQAAGLTLGLGSLLSTPILLAGSATALAQNTNATIRGQVLDPAGALVPNATVVIVEKNTGVTAFRGPTDSAGVFVAPQVIPGTYTITVTATGLKAAVIDNLIASVAQVANVDVNMQIGATSEVVTVQAKGEQLATSTSDISTAISPEDVQNIPVVGRTVEYLFALVPGVTHGGSGDTPSTSAISFNGSRSLNSEILLNGVSMIVASTGAPVALPSPDGIDQVRIFTSNAPAEYGRTSGGVVTANSISGTNVYHGNAYFLIQNEALNANSYFNKLTLVNGAVIPRARDRFFQAGGSLGGPVWIPHLYDGHNKTFFFVNYDRTISNAPTLLSLTVPTAAQRTGDLSNALATTDALGRARTAQRIFQPTGVNSPAFTNNQISPIDPAAARILALLPLPNTPGTYDATNNRYTGNWTSQQAPVNDTLRLVARLNQQMTTADRISLNLYRYNSSAPNPVYYNNPLLNSTFDCTCSNAWLPSIDYTRVWSPSLVMDLNLGYFRNVVIRNPPGAGLNAKQQTGIASLPLDQMPELTSPGFSNIGSDTNTDQLNTTNTFTPFGSVTKTVGPHTLKFGASLRKNQFNSFNPSGNPEGTLAFSGTLTNHGTTGNANTGLADFLLGKITTGNYQLPMPETGRRNYSLGVFAQDDWRATPRLTINAGLRYEYESPMTVSKNIYTRFDPNSGQLLAAGLNASNSLNINTPKIDISPRFGLAFSVDDKTVIRAAFGTFYGTVFQNLGGQVAFPGYDVVDSYNSLGTAVGQPFSLSQGFPLNATRDLKNPFAALVGASASNPFTISGVSFNQLNHLSLVQQWNLGVQRRLPLSLILEVNYVGNHALHLPYVIPVNIVPFGLSDAVTQTNTTTATQNAKPFPTLGSFTVTNDVGNSNYNGLQVTLRRQFNTQLAILSNYTFAKSLDDGSSIFANGVPNGTANPQYIADPALRRQDYAVSNFDTKHTLNIAVVYTTPGPKWLHNIVISPIFYGHTGLPLNITQTNEVPNASQQRPNGDSSRLKLAHTTLNGSALQYLDNPSIDKTAFPLTPTGPIYSTINGVRTRIVETGLGNVPRDSIRAPGEVEFDASVSRSFTVYKAVKFQFRVDAFNVLNHTNLSPPSTSLTVTAVGTAASFVNSSTFGEITAARPTRRLQALARFTF, from the coding sequence GTGAAGCAGATCGTCTCAAACGTACGGCAGCATCGATTCGGCTCAGTCAAACTACAGGCAGCCGGGCTGACCTTAGGGCTCGGCTCTCTCTTGTCAACGCCCATCCTCCTGGCTGGATCGGCAACCGCCTTGGCGCAGAACACAAACGCCACTATCCGGGGTCAGGTGCTGGACCCCGCCGGCGCCCTGGTGCCTAACGCCACCGTCGTCATCGTCGAAAAGAACACCGGCGTCACAGCCTTCCGCGGCCCCACCGATTCAGCCGGTGTCTTCGTCGCCCCGCAGGTCATCCCCGGCACCTACACGATCACCGTAACGGCCACCGGCCTCAAAGCTGCGGTCATCGACAACCTCATCGCCAGCGTCGCACAGGTCGCCAATGTAGATGTGAACATGCAGATCGGAGCAACCTCCGAGGTCGTCACGGTCCAGGCCAAGGGAGAACAGTTGGCAACCAGCACCTCCGATATCTCCACCGCCATCTCCCCCGAAGACGTCCAGAACATCCCCGTCGTCGGTCGCACGGTCGAGTATCTCTTCGCCCTCGTCCCGGGCGTCACCCACGGCGGCTCGGGAGACACCCCCTCAACCTCCGCGATTTCGTTCAACGGCAGCCGCTCTCTCAACTCAGAGATACTCCTCAACGGCGTCTCGATGATCGTCGCTTCCACCGGCGCTCCCGTCGCCCTGCCTTCGCCGGACGGTATCGACCAGGTACGCATCTTCACCTCAAACGCCCCCGCTGAGTACGGGCGCACCTCAGGCGGCGTCGTCACCGCCAACTCAATCTCCGGCACGAACGTCTATCACGGCAACGCCTACTTCCTGATCCAGAACGAAGCACTCAACGCGAACTCTTACTTCAATAAGCTGACGCTGGTCAACGGGGCGGTGATTCCTCGCGCACGCGACCGGTTCTTTCAGGCGGGCGGCTCGCTCGGCGGCCCCGTCTGGATTCCGCATCTCTATGACGGGCATAACAAGACATTCTTCTTCGTGAACTACGACCGCACGATCTCCAATGCACCAACACTGCTATCTCTCACCGTCCCAACCGCCGCCCAGCGCACCGGAGATCTCTCCAACGCGCTTGCGACCACCGACGCACTCGGCAGAGCACGTACAGCGCAAAGGATCTTTCAACCAACCGGCGTAAACTCTCCTGCCTTCACCAACAACCAGATCAGTCCCATCGATCCCGCGGCCGCCAGAATCTTAGCGCTTCTGCCTCTGCCCAACACCCCGGGCACCTATGACGCGACCAACAACCGGTACACCGGGAACTGGACCTCGCAACAAGCGCCAGTCAACGATACCCTCCGTCTCGTCGCCCGGCTGAACCAGCAGATGACGACCGCCGACCGCATCAGCCTGAATCTGTACCGTTACAACTCCTCCGCGCCAAACCCGGTGTACTACAACAATCCGCTCCTCAATTCCACCTTCGATTGCACCTGCAGCAATGCGTGGCTGCCGTCGATCGACTACACCCGCGTCTGGAGCCCCTCGCTGGTGATGGACCTCAACCTCGGTTACTTCCGCAACGTCGTCATCCGCAACCCACCCGGAGCCGGTCTGAACGCCAAGCAGCAGACCGGCATCGCCTCCCTGCCGCTCGATCAGATGCCGGAGCTGACCTCCCCTGGCTTCAGCAACATCGGCTCCGATACCAACACCGATCAACTGAATACCACCAACACCTTCACCCCCTTCGGCTCGGTAACCAAGACCGTGGGTCCGCATACCTTGAAGTTTGGCGCGTCGCTGCGCAAGAATCAGTTCAACTCCTTCAACCCCTCCGGCAATCCGGAAGGAACGCTCGCCTTCAGCGGAACCCTTACCAATCACGGGACTACGGGCAACGCCAACACCGGTCTTGCCGACTTTCTCCTGGGCAAGATCACCACCGGCAACTATCAGCTCCCCATGCCGGAGACCGGCCGTCGCAACTACAGCCTGGGCGTCTTCGCGCAGGACGACTGGAGAGCCACCCCGCGGCTCACCATCAACGCGGGCCTTCGTTACGAGTATGAATCGCCCATGACGGTCAGCAAGAACATCTACACCCGCTTTGATCCGAACTCAGGCCAGTTGCTTGCAGCCGGCCTCAACGCCTCCAACTCGCTCAACATCAACACGCCCAAGATCGACATCTCGCCGCGTTTTGGCCTGGCTTTCAGCGTTGACGATAAGACTGTGATCCGCGCCGCATTCGGCACCTTCTACGGCACCGTCTTTCAGAACCTCGGAGGACAGGTAGCCTTCCCCGGCTACGACGTGGTCGATTCGTACAACAGTCTTGGAACCGCCGTCGGTCAGCCCTTCTCGCTCTCGCAGGGCTTCCCTCTGAACGCCACGCGCGACCTGAAGAATCCATTTGCCGCGCTCGTAGGCGCGTCAGCCTCCAACCCCTTCACCATCTCCGGAGTCTCCTTCAATCAACTGAATCATCTATCGCTGGTACAGCAATGGAACCTGGGCGTTCAGCGCAGGCTGCCGCTCTCTCTCATCCTGGAGGTCAACTACGTAGGCAACCACGCCCTGCACCTGCCGTATGTGATCCCGGTCAACATCGTGCCGTTCGGTCTATCGGACGCAGTCACCCAGACCAACACCACCACCGCAACGCAGAACGCCAAACCCTTCCCCACCCTCGGCAGCTTCACCGTCACCAACGATGTAGGCAACTCCAATTACAACGGACTCCAGGTGACCCTGCGCCGTCAGTTCAACACCCAGCTTGCCATCCTCTCCAACTACACCTTCGCCAAGAGCCTGGATGATGGCAGCAGCATCTTTGCCAACGGAGTCCCCAATGGAACGGCCAACCCGCAGTACATCGCGGACCCTGCCCTTCGGCGGCAGGACTACGCGGTCAGTAACTTCGATACCAAGCACACCCTGAACATCGCGGTCGTGTACACGACTCCCGGACCCAAGTGGCTGCACAACATTGTGATCTCGCCCATCTTCTACGGCCACACCGGCCTGCCGCTCAACATCACTCAGACCAACGAGGTCCCCAACGCCTCACAGCAACGGCCCAACGGAGATAGCTCGCGTCTTAAGCTCGCCCACACCACCCTCAACGGCTCAGCCTTGCAATATCTGGATAACCCTTCGATCGACAAGACAGCCTTCCCGCTCACTCCCACCGGCCCCATCTACTCCACCATCAACGGCGTTCGGACCCGCATCGTTGAAACCGGCCTGGGCAACGTTCCTCGGGACTCCATCCGCGCCCCCGGCGAGGTTGAGTTCGATGCATCCGTCTCCAGGTCGTTCACGGTCTACAAAGCGGTCAAGTTCCAATTCCGCGTAGATGCCTTCAACGTCCTCAATCACACCAACCTCTCTCCTCCCAGCACCTCACTCACCGTCACGGCCGTCGGCACCGCTGCCAGCTTCGTCAACAGCTCAACCTTTGGCGAAATCACCGCCGCACGCCCCACCAGAAGACTTCAGGCACTCGCCCGCTTCACCTTCTAG
- a CDS encoding endo-1,4-beta-xylanase has protein sequence MKPQPNRRTFLQTASAGLLGSALPAPLLALSDNKQPWTPLGRLAQEKNISFGFALNYRLLSGNQDYDALVSRECTIVTPENAMKWEAVHPEPDRYTFTQADAILDFAQQHAMKIRGHAFCWHRALPAWVTHDVTKQNAEEVLRQHIATVAGRYKGKLHSWDVVNEAIQLKDNQPGGWRNSFWFQQLGPAYLDIAFDAASQADPAAILTYNDYGLEYENHSDSAKRKAVLTMLHDLKKHGIPVRALGMQSHLRAGTGESFGSDLPSFIKEVRDLGLEIFVTELDVDDSHLTVPDLARDSAIADVYKRYLDLVLSTTAVSVVITWGAWDIVKVTGAEATSGPSAQHPLLFAPGGLPKLDAALVAQSFRTAPLQHQVRG, from the coding sequence ATGAAGCCTCAACCAAATCGCCGCACCTTTCTTCAAACTGCAAGCGCCGGTCTCCTCGGATCGGCGCTCCCCGCCCCACTCCTCGCGCTCAGCGACAACAAACAGCCATGGACCCCACTCGGTCGCCTCGCCCAGGAAAAGAACATCTCCTTCGGCTTCGCGCTGAACTACCGCCTGCTCTCCGGCAACCAGGACTACGACGCCCTCGTCTCACGCGAGTGCACCATCGTCACCCCGGAAAACGCCATGAAATGGGAGGCAGTCCACCCGGAGCCTGACCGTTACACCTTCACCCAGGCCGATGCCATCCTGGACTTCGCCCAGCAGCACGCCATGAAGATCAGAGGCCACGCCTTCTGCTGGCACCGCGCTCTGCCCGCCTGGGTCACCCATGACGTAACTAAACAAAACGCGGAAGAAGTCCTGCGCCAGCACATCGCCACGGTAGCCGGCCGCTACAAAGGAAAACTCCACTCCTGGGACGTCGTCAACGAGGCCATTCAGCTAAAGGACAATCAACCCGGCGGCTGGCGAAACTCCTTCTGGTTCCAGCAGCTCGGTCCGGCATACCTGGACATCGCCTTCGACGCCGCAAGCCAGGCCGATCCCGCCGCCATCCTCACCTACAACGACTACGGCCTCGAGTACGAAAATCACTCGGACAGCGCCAAACGCAAGGCCGTCCTCACCATGCTGCACGATCTCAAAAAGCATGGCATCCCCGTCCGAGCCCTAGGCATGCAGTCTCATCTCCGCGCCGGCACAGGAGAGAGCTTCGGCAGCGACCTACCTTCCTTCATCAAGGAGGTCCGCGACCTGGGCCTGGAAATCTTCGTCACCGAGCTCGATGTCGACGACAGCCACCTCACCGTACCGGACCTCGCACGCGACAGCGCCATCGCCGACGTCTACAAGCGCTACCTCGATCTCGTCCTCTCAACCACCGCCGTATCGGTCGTCATCACCTGGGGAGCCTGGGACATCGTCAAGGTAACGGGAGCGGAAGCCACCTCCGGCCCAAGCGCCCAGCATCCCTTGCTCTTCGCCCCCGGCGGCCTCCCCAAGCTTGACGCGGCCTTAGTCGCACAAAGCTTTCGCACCGCTCCCCTGCAGCACCAGGTCCGCGGCTGA
- a CDS encoding putative bifunctional diguanylate cyclase/phosphodiesterase, which yields MTAAQETYQASPKEVRTLFEERHKQLCARTDRSIAFIMCMQWIIAILAAYIISPQTWQGSSPSIHPHLIAAIYIGGLITLFPVYMVIQFRGDRFTRHIVAACQLLMSALLIHITGGRIETHFHIFGSLAFLAFYLDWQVLLTATVTTLLHHSLFGYFAPVSIFGTVNASAWRFSEHVLWVVFFDIFLIISCTKGIQNLKDVAQREADHIFRSFHDSLTGLANRALLQKAFEENNATSPEDRVLMVMDLDRFKQVNDTLGHRVGDHVLVEVSRRMKDILGEETLLVRTGGDEFAALIDNPSSLQTVELLASRIVSILTLPILSGEHIIQIGVSIGICPRDQVNASLSDLLHCADLALYKAKNTGRNRYLVFEESMKARSLQEMSIEYRLRSAIDQGSFKLHYQPIVSADAVLLGFEALLRWEDGANGEIPLSDFLPVAEDTGLIVPLGEWVIREACAQAAAWHRSGNKLVKMSVNVSARQLASESFVGNVLRCLVESGLPPAHLCLEMTENVLAQNYPETSGPLRLLSNYGVELSIDDFTIDPSSWTYPADLPIHTLKIDRRVTRAMMQSDDYAERIGAAIGMAHMRRLTVVAKGVETREQLELLRGMGCDEIQGFHISQAVSSERAKELLETYSKVDYLSTS from the coding sequence ATGACAGCCGCTCAAGAAACCTATCAGGCCAGCCCCAAAGAGGTCAGAACCCTGTTTGAGGAGCGGCACAAGCAACTCTGCGCCAGGACAGACCGCAGCATCGCCTTCATCATGTGCATGCAGTGGATCATCGCGATCCTCGCCGCCTACATCATCTCCCCACAGACCTGGCAGGGCTCCAGCCCCTCGATTCATCCCCACCTCATCGCCGCCATCTACATCGGCGGCCTCATCACCCTCTTCCCCGTCTACATGGTCATCCAGTTCAGGGGCGACCGCTTCACCCGTCACATCGTCGCCGCCTGTCAGTTGCTCATGTCCGCGCTCCTCATCCACATCACCGGCGGACGCATCGAGACCCACTTCCACATCTTCGGCTCGCTGGCATTCCTCGCCTTCTACCTCGACTGGCAAGTCCTCCTCACCGCCACCGTCACCACCCTCCTCCATCATTCTCTCTTCGGCTACTTCGCCCCCGTGTCCATCTTCGGCACCGTCAACGCCAGCGCCTGGCGCTTCTCTGAACACGTCCTCTGGGTCGTCTTCTTCGATATCTTTCTCATCATCTCCTGCACCAAAGGCATTCAGAACCTCAAAGACGTCGCCCAGCGTGAAGCCGACCACATCTTCCGTTCCTTCCACGACTCCCTCACCGGCCTCGCAAACCGCGCGCTCCTCCAGAAAGCATTTGAAGAAAACAACGCCACCTCGCCTGAAGACCGCGTCCTCATGGTCATGGATCTTGACCGCTTCAAGCAGGTCAACGACACCCTCGGTCACCGTGTCGGCGATCACGTCCTCGTAGAAGTCAGCCGAAGGATGAAGGACATCCTCGGCGAAGAAACCCTCCTCGTCAGAACCGGTGGCGACGAATTCGCCGCGCTCATCGACAACCCATCTTCCCTTCAGACAGTCGAGCTCCTAGCCTCTCGCATCGTCAGCATCCTCACACTCCCCATCCTCTCCGGCGAACACATCATCCAGATCGGCGTCAGCATCGGCATCTGCCCCCGCGATCAGGTCAACGCATCCCTCTCCGATCTTCTGCACTGCGCGGACCTCGCCCTCTATAAGGCGAAGAACACCGGCCGCAACCGCTACCTGGTCTTTGAGGAAAGCATGAAGGCCCGCTCCCTGCAGGAGATGAGCATCGAGTATCGCCTCCGCAGCGCCATCGACCAGGGCAGCTTCAAGCTCCACTATCAGCCCATCGTCAGCGCCGATGCAGTCCTGCTGGGTTTTGAGGCGCTCCTGCGCTGGGAAGACGGAGCCAACGGCGAGATCCCTCTCAGCGACTTCCTGCCCGTCGCCGAAGACACCGGCCTCATCGTTCCCCTCGGCGAGTGGGTCATCCGCGAGGCTTGTGCCCAGGCCGCCGCCTGGCATCGCTCCGGCAACAAGCTCGTCAAGATGTCCGTCAACGTCTCAGCCCGCCAGCTCGCCAGCGAGTCCTTCGTCGGCAACGTCCTGCGTTGTCTCGTCGAGTCCGGCCTTCCGCCGGCGCATCTCTGCCTTGAGATGACAGAGAACGTTCTCGCCCAGAACTATCCCGAAACCTCCGGCCCCCTGCGTCTCCTCAGCAACTACGGCGTAGAGCTTTCCATCGACGACTTCACCATCGATCCATCCTCATGGACCTACCCGGCCGACCTGCCCATCCACACCCTCAAGATCGACCGCCGCGTCACCAGGGCCATGATGCAGTCCGACGACTACGCGGAACGCATCGGCGCAGCCATCGGCATGGCCCACATGCGCCGGCTCACCGTCGTGGCAAAAGGAGTCGAAACCAGGGAGCAGTTGGAGCTCCTTAGAGGAATGGGCTGTGACGAGATTCAGGGCTTCCACATCTCACAAGCCGTCTCCTCAGAACGCGCCAAGGAACTCCTGGAAACCTACTCCAAGGTCGATTATCTCTCCACGAGCTAG
- a CDS encoding DPP IV N-terminal domain-containing protein, with protein sequence MFAMWASIPTPGLSGQGTLADYQRGHELQAKAKGLVVNTPGPTNWIGETDHFWYTRAVKGGTEFVLVDADAGTKKAAFDQERLAGAISKATNHPYTALMLPFAPMTGRGGAARPMPGAAMSAPLTFVDGEKAIQFGVSGSLYKCGLADYLCAKTGPVPEEDGRGGRGASPEDEALISPEGPGGDPVDGLEYQPPASQANDAGHYDRVQHACAEVPQGGAGRGRGQVRGGAGGARLGVGSQFLGQLPAEAPETCASFDGKWVAYIENFNVFLKPVGGKEDGVPLSFDGSEGNYYSLRTLAWSPDSKKLVAYHTRPGYDREITYIESSPKDQIQPKHTTIHYAKPGDTLDIAYPALFDVATKKETEIDHGLFPNPYSISAPVWWKDGRGFTFEYNQRGHQAYTVIEVNAQTAQTRPLIAEETKTFFYYSNLGPGLSAGRKYRYDVNDGKEIIWASERDGWEHLYLYDGVTGKVKNQITKGDWLVREVEHVDEAKGQIWFYAGGIVPGQDPYFTQLYRINFDGKGLTKMTDADGTHTVSFSHDRKFYTDTWQRIDLASVAQLRKADDQKVVMDLDKGDTSALTAAGFKFPEVFVAKARDGKTDIWGTITRPMNFDPAKKYPVIENIYAGPQGSFVPKTFSAVAPDQAMAELGFIVVHVDGMGTSNRSKAFHDVAFKNLGDAGFPDRILWHQAAAAKYPYYDISRVGIFGTSAGGQSSLGGVLFHPEFYKVVVTNSGCHDNRMDKMWWNEQWMGWPLGPQYAASSNVDNAYRLQGRALIVIGEMDSNVDPASSLQVVNALVKAHKHFDMIYIPGQNHGVASLGTEHYRDDYFVHYLLGVEPPDWNKVSLPADDAAAGN encoded by the coding sequence ATGTTTGCTATGTGGGCGAGTATCCCCACCCCCGGGCTCTCGGGGCAGGGAACGCTTGCCGACTATCAGCGTGGGCATGAGTTGCAGGCGAAGGCGAAAGGGCTGGTGGTAAACACGCCGGGGCCGACGAACTGGATTGGAGAGACGGACCACTTCTGGTACACGCGGGCGGTAAAGGGCGGGACGGAGTTCGTGCTGGTGGATGCGGACGCTGGAACGAAGAAGGCCGCGTTCGACCAGGAGAGGCTCGCGGGCGCGATCTCAAAGGCGACGAATCATCCATACACGGCGTTGATGCTGCCGTTTGCGCCGATGACGGGGCGTGGGGGTGCGGCACGGCCGATGCCGGGTGCGGCGATGAGCGCTCCGCTGACATTTGTCGATGGGGAGAAGGCGATTCAGTTTGGAGTGAGTGGATCGTTGTACAAGTGTGGGTTGGCGGACTACTTGTGTGCCAAGACGGGGCCGGTTCCCGAGGAGGATGGGCGGGGTGGGCGTGGGGCGAGTCCGGAGGACGAGGCTCTGATCAGTCCGGAGGGTCCGGGGGGCGATCCTGTGGATGGGCTGGAGTATCAGCCGCCAGCTTCGCAGGCCAACGATGCTGGGCACTACGATCGGGTACAGCATGCTTGTGCGGAGGTTCCGCAGGGTGGTGCGGGACGTGGGCGCGGGCAAGTGCGTGGTGGCGCTGGTGGGGCGAGGTTGGGTGTGGGCTCGCAGTTCCTTGGGCAGTTGCCGGCAGAGGCTCCGGAGACGTGTGCTTCGTTCGATGGGAAGTGGGTGGCTTACATTGAAAACTTCAATGTGTTCCTGAAGCCGGTGGGCGGAAAGGAAGACGGTGTTCCATTGAGCTTCGATGGATCTGAGGGGAACTACTACTCGTTACGGACGCTGGCCTGGTCGCCTGACTCAAAGAAGCTTGTGGCTTACCACACGCGGCCTGGATATGACCGTGAGATCACGTATATCGAGTCCTCTCCAAAGGACCAGATCCAGCCAAAGCACACGACGATCCACTACGCGAAGCCGGGCGATACGCTGGACATTGCTTATCCGGCGCTGTTCGATGTGGCGACGAAGAAGGAGACGGAGATCGATCATGGGTTGTTCCCGAATCCATATTCGATCAGCGCTCCGGTGTGGTGGAAGGATGGACGCGGGTTTACGTTCGAGTACAACCAGCGCGGGCACCAGGCTTATACGGTGATCGAGGTGAATGCACAGACGGCACAGACCAGGCCCCTGATTGCAGAGGAGACGAAGACCTTCTTCTATTACAGCAATCTTGGACCGGGGCTTTCGGCGGGACGGAAGTATCGGTATGACGTCAACGATGGCAAAGAGATTATCTGGGCCTCCGAACGCGATGGATGGGAGCACCTTTATCTATATGACGGCGTGACCGGCAAGGTGAAGAATCAGATTACGAAGGGTGACTGGCTGGTGCGTGAGGTTGAGCACGTCGATGAGGCCAAGGGGCAGATCTGGTTTTATGCGGGCGGGATTGTGCCGGGGCAGGATCCCTACTTCACGCAGTTGTATCGGATCAACTTCGATGGGAAGGGCCTGACGAAGATGACGGATGCGGATGGGACGCATACGGTTTCGTTCTCGCATGACCGCAAGTTCTATACGGATACGTGGCAGCGGATCGACCTGGCTTCGGTGGCGCAGTTGCGGAAGGCGGACGATCAGAAGGTGGTGATGGACCTGGATAAGGGTGATACGTCCGCGCTAACGGCAGCTGGGTTCAAGTTCCCTGAGGTTTTCGTTGCGAAGGCGAGAGATGGAAAGACGGATATCTGGGGGACGATTACGCGGCCGATGAACTTCGATCCGGCGAAGAAGTATCCGGTGATCGAGAACATCTATGCGGGTCCGCAGGGGTCGTTTGTGCCGAAGACGTTCAGTGCTGTCGCGCCGGATCAGGCGATGGCCGAGCTTGGGTTCATCGTGGTGCATGTCGATGGAATGGGGACGAGCAATCGCTCGAAGGCGTTCCATGATGTGGCGTTCAAGAACCTGGGCGATGCGGGCTTTCCGGACCGGATTCTGTGGCATCAGGCTGCGGCGGCGAAGTATCCGTACTACGACATATCGCGGGTGGGGATCTTTGGGACTTCGGCGGGTGGGCAGAGCTCGCTGGGTGGGGTGCTGTTCCATCCGGAGTTCTATAAGGTCGTCGTGACGAACAGCGGATGCCATGACAACCGGATGGACAAGATGTGGTGGAACGAGCAGTGGATGGGGTGGCCGCTGGGACCGCAGTATGCGGCTTCTTCCAATGTGGACAATGCTTACCGGTTGCAAGGGCGAGCGTTGATCGTGATTGGTGAGATGGACAGTAATGTGGATCCGGCTTCGTCTTTGCAAGTGGTGAATGCGCTGGTGAAGGCACATAAGCACTTCGACATGATCTATATCCCGGGGCAGAACCATGGGGTTGCGAGCTTGGGGACGGAGCACTATCGGGATGATTACTTTGTGCATTACCTGCTGGGGGTCGAGCCTCCGGACTGGAACAAGGTTTCACTGCCTGCCGACGATGCTGCTGCTGGAAACTAA